The nucleotide window AACGCCAACCCCATGACAAACGCAGACTCAACTCCTCCCGCTCCGACCGCGTCAATCTCGTATACCTTGCCATGCAACACCTCCGGTCTCACCATCATAGGCGTTGCACTAGAAGCTTGAGACCACCCCAGCAAAAACAAGCCGTGACCGTCGAACAGCTTGAATGCCTTATCGGCGGGTTTGGCTTTCGTCTGGATCGTTCTGTCTGTTAGCGCCACTTGGCGGTACCTCATTTCAAAGTGGCGGTACCTTGCTCGAAAAGTACCGCCAAAAGCAACCGGCTTTCTCTGGACTTGCTCGGACTAGTTTAGACGACAGACATGAAAAAAGCCAGTGTTTTCAACTGGCTTATGGACGTTCTCGGACTTGCTTGGAAAGGTCTGTGGTGCCGGGAGAGGGAATCGAACCCACACAGGATTGCTCCTACCAGATTTTGAGTCTGGCGCGTCTACCAGTTCCGCCATCCCGGCTGCAGGTTTTTCAGTCTAACGCAAAGCCCACTCGCTGCAAACGCGGGATGGGGCGCATCTGCCATCAAACCGTAACGTAAGTGTCATCTTTTGTTCATCGTGAGTCTTTAGCTTGCTGTCACGCGGCAACAACAACTTGTTTCGAGAAACCTACACTTTTATCTGAGAGGATTGTGCCGATGCTTAAGCACATGGGGCGAGTGAAAACTTCGCTATGCATTTTAGGCTTCGCTGGCGGCGCGCTTGTGTCGAGCACCGTGAGCGCGGGAACCGTCATTTATGAAGAAGGCGAGACCGCGGTGGAAATTGGCGGCCGCATTCAGGTGCAGTATCTGAGGGTCGACCCTGACACGCCAGGCGCGGACAGCACCGATGACCTGTTTCTGCGGCGGGTGCGCCCCGAAATCGAGGCGACCCTCACCGAGAATGTCCTGGGCGTGCTGTCCATCGACTTTGCCGACGACGAGGTCGATATCAAGGACGCTTATATCGAATACGGCGGTCTGCCTTTTGGGGATATCATCGTCGGTAATCATTACGTGCCTTTTTCCCGCGAACAGCTAACCTCCTCCAAACGCCAGCAGTTCGTCGAACGCACCTTTATTGGGGACCACGATTTCGGGGTGCCAGACCGTAATATGGGCGTGTCCCTGCAGGGAGGAGAGATGCTTCAATATGCGGTTGGATATTACAAGGCCGGCATCGATCCGGGCACTAGCACCCTCGACTTCGACACGCGCCTGACGAGCGATACTGAATATTTCGGCGACATGTTCGCAGGGCGCATTGATATCTATCCGCTGGGTGAATTCGATCTCGCGCAGGGCGATTTTGAGCGCTCGGCTAGTCCGAAAATCGGCGCGGCCATCAACGGCTTTACCTGGAACAACGATGACGATAATGTCAACGAGTCGGACCTACCCGCCGGCAGCGACTACGATGAGGCGCAAGGCTACGGCGCCGACGCGGCGTTGAGATGGGCGGGGGTTTCCGTCGATATCGGTTATAACACCTTTAAATCCGAAACCGTCGATCCGACCTTCACCGATGGGCTTATCGCGGCCGGCGAGGGCGACTTCGACACCTATGCCGTGAAAGGCGGTTACATGATTCCGGTGGGTAGCGATTACGTCGAGCCTGTCATCGGTTACCAGGTTCTGGATGCGGACGCGGTCGCCGAAAAAGACGAACGCTATCTTGCTGGCATCAACTACTTCTTCAACGAATACGACGACAAGCTGCAGTTCACCTACGAGAGGGGAACGGACATTTTCGCCACCGATAACGCGGGCAATATCGACGCAAACGAGACAGCGGTCGGCGACGATCAGGATCGCCTGTACCTCCAGTATCAGCATCTGTTCTAAGCGCGCGCATTCTGTAAATGCCCTGGCTTGCGATGCGCGAACCCGGGTTTAAGGTCGACAAGGCCGGTGCAACGCCGGCCTTGTCGAGCGCGGTAACATCGCACATTTGCTAATATGCGGCGTGATGCGCACCCGCGAATTTCATTACGAACTGCCTCCCGATCTCGTCGCTCAACATCCCCTGAAACAACGCAGCGCGAGCCGGCTGTTGCACCTGGATGGAGCCCGCGGCGGCTTGCTGGACCGCGTTTTTACGGATCTGCCTGGATTTCTTGACATACGGGACTTGCTCGTCTTCAACGACACGCGGGTGATTCCGGCGCGTCTGCATGGCGCGAAAACAACCGGCGGAAAAGTCGAAGTGCTGGTGGAAAGGGTGCTGGACGACCACCACGCGCTGGCCCACGTAAAGGCCAGCAAAGCGCCGCGTGTGGGCCGTCGTCTGCATCTGGAAGGTGGCATTGACGTTACCGTCACCGGCAGGCGGAACGATCTCTTCGAGCTGTGTTTTGAAAGCGATCAATCGGTAGGGTCGCTGCTTGACGCGCACGGGCACATACCCTTGCCGCCTTACGTAGCGCGCCCTGATGACAGGCAGGATCGGGATCGCTATCAAACGGTTTACGCGCGGCATCCCGGAGCGATTGCGGCGCCAACCGCCGGGTTGCATTTGGATGACGCCATGCTGACCACGCTGGCGCGAAAAGGGCTCGATCAAATCGCGCTCACTTTGCATGTCGGCGCCGGCACGTTTCAGCCCGTGCGTGTGGAGGATTTTCAACAGCATCGCATGCACGCTGAGCACGTCGAGGTATCGCCCGCCGTGTGCGCGGCGGTGGATAGCTGCAGGTCACGTGGCGGGCGGGTAGTCGCGGTCGGCACCACCGTCGTTCGCGGCCTGGAGACCGCGGCCCGTGGCGGCACGCTGCAACCGTTTCGCGGCGACACCGACATTTTCATCACACCGGGTTTCGAGTTCAGGGTGGTCGATGCGCTTATCACCAACTTTCATCTGCCGGAGTCCACCCTGCTCATGCTCGTTTGTGCGTTCGGCGGTTATGCGCGAGTTATGGCCGCCTATCGCCACGCGATCGAACAGCGCTATCGCTTCTATAGTTATGGCGACGCGATGTTCATAACGCGACCGTCGGCCAAAGCCTCGACCGCCTCGACAGCGCCGTAAGTCTGGTTTGTGAAACGTGGTTGCCGAGGCCAGCGCGCGACGCCGAAGGTGGATAATACTACTTCAGTTCGATGCGAAGCATTTAACGCAAGTGCCCGATATTTAAATCTATAATATTCGTTATTGCTGTGTATGGGCGCTTCAGGCTGCTACCACTCTGCATCCCGATCGAGCCCTATGTCCTGCCAGGACAGCGGGTCCTCCAGCGGCTCCAGGTGTGTGAACATGTTCGCGCCCGGCACCGCGGCGCGAATCTGCTCCTCGATCTGCTCCAGCAGATCGTGGCCCCGCTGCACGGTCCATTCGCCAGGCACCAGGATGTGCACCGAGACAAATTTCCGTGCGCCTGCCTGCCGGGTGCGCAGCGCATGGAACTGAACATTATGATTGCAGCACTCGTCCAGCACTTTGTTCACCGCCGCCAGGTCGGACTCCGGCAAAGCGCCGTCCAGCAGACCCAGCACGGACCGCCGCACCAGCTTCGCGCCCGTCCAGATGATGTTGGCGGCCACGGCCAGTGCGACGATCGGATCCAGTCGCTCCCAGCCCGTGACGGCGACCGCCGCAACTCCCGCCACGACGCCGACCGAAGTCCACACATCGGTCATCAGGTGTCGCGCATCCGCTTCCAGGGTGATCGAGCCATAGTTTCGGTCGGCAGCCAGTAGCACGCGGGCTACCGCAAGGTTTACGGCCGCGGCCAGCAAGGTGATGGCCAGACCCACGCCGACATGTTGCAGCGGAATGGGCTCGATCAGCCGCGGAACGGCGGACCAGACGATGCCCACGGCCGCGAACAGGATCAGCGCGCCCTCGACGCCGCTGGAAAAATACTCCGCCTTGCCATAACCGAACGGGTGCAGCTCGCTCGGCGGCCGGGCGGCAACCGTCAAAGTGGTGAGCACCATGACCGCGGCCACGAGGTTGACCACTGACTCCAGCGCGTCCGATAACAAACCCACTGAGCCT belongs to Gammaproteobacteria bacterium and includes:
- the queA gene encoding tRNA preQ1(34) S-adenosylmethionine ribosyltransferase-isomerase QueA, with protein sequence MRTREFHYELPPDLVAQHPLKQRSASRLLHLDGARGGLLDRVFTDLPGFLDIRDLLVFNDTRVIPARLHGAKTTGGKVEVLVERVLDDHHALAHVKASKAPRVGRRLHLEGGIDVTVTGRRNDLFELCFESDQSVGSLLDAHGHIPLPPYVARPDDRQDRDRYQTVYARHPGAIAAPTAGLHLDDAMLTTLARKGLDQIALTLHVGAGTFQPVRVEDFQQHRMHAEHVEVSPAVCAAVDSCRSRGGRVVAVGTTVVRGLETAARGGTLQPFRGDTDIFITPGFEFRVVDALITNFHLPESTLLMLVCAFGGYARVMAAYRHAIEQRYRFYSYGDAMFITRPSAKASTASTAP
- a CDS encoding cation transporter; this encodes MERAQLTRFAWLSVAAALLTIALKAIAYYITGSVGLLSDALESVVNLVAAVMVLTTLTVAARPPSELHPFGYGKAEYFSSGVEGALILFAAVGIVWSAVPRLIEPIPLQHVGVGLAITLLAAAVNLAVARVLLAADRNYGSITLEADARHLMTDVWTSVGVVAGVAAVAVTGWERLDPIVALAVAANIIWTGAKLVRRSVLGLLDGALPESDLAAVNKVLDECCNHNVQFHALRTRQAGARKFVSVHILVPGEWTVQRGHDLLEQIEEQIRAAVPGANMFTHLEPLEDPLSWQDIGLDRDAEW